One Mycolicibacterium sp. ND9-15 genomic window, ACGACACCGGGATGCTCGAGCAGTATTTCCTCGACCTCGCGGGGATAGATGTTGCTGCCGCCGCTGATCACCACATCCTTCGACCGGTCGCGCAGCGTGAGCAGACCCCGGTCGTCGAACGACCCCATGTCGCCGGTGCGCAACCACCCGTCCTGCAGCGTGGCCGCCGTCGCCTCGGGGTTGTGCCAATACCCGGACATGACAACGTCGCCACGGCAGACGATCTCGCCGATCTCACCGACATCTGCCGGTGCTCCGTCGGCCCGCACCACCGCCACGTCCACTCCGGAGCGCGCATAGCCGACCGATCCGAGCGCCGCGTCGTCGGTGTCGGCGTGATCGGCGCGACGCAGTCCGGTGATCGTCATCGGCGCCTCCCCTTGGCCGTAGAGCTGCACGAAGACCGGGCCGAACGCGGCCATCGCCTTCTTGAGGCTCTCGACGTACATCGGGCCGCCGCCGTAGACGATGGTGCGCAGGTTGTGTGGGCGGGCGCGCCCGGTCTGCACGAGGCGCTGCACCATCGTCGGCGCCAAGAACGCGCTGCAGCCGGGATGGTGTTCGCACAGGCCGAGGAACTCGTCCGGGTCGAATGCCCCCGATTCCGGTATCACCTGGCGCGCCGCGCGCAGCACGTACGGCGGGACGTAGAGACCCGAGCCGTGCGACATCGGCGCACCGTGCACGAGGCTGCAGCTCTCGTCGGGCGAGTCGAAGTCGGCCAGATGTGACACCGTCATCGCCATCAGGTTGCGGTGCGACAGCATCGCGCCCTTGGACTTGCCGGTGGTGCCGCTGGTGTAGAACAGCCACGCCAGCGTCTCCGGATCGGTCGCCGGCGGCGCCGAGGGTGTTGCGGTGAACCAGCTTTCATACTCCGATGTGCCGATGACCTCGATCGGGACACCGGTCTCGGAACTCAGCACCGACGCGATCTTCGGCGACGCGTACACCTGTGCGGCGCCGGAGTCCTCGAGAATCTGCACCATTTCGCGCGGATGCAGTTTGTAGTTGATCGGCACGTACACACATTCGGCCGCCCACACACCGAACATCAGCTCGATGATCTCCGGCCGGTTCTCGCTTGCGATCGCGATCCGCGCGCCGGGCGTGCAGAGCGAGGCGGCCAACCGCAGCGAGCGCTCCCGCAGCTGCGCCCACGTACACAGTTGCCGCTCACCGTGATACACCGCGCCGCGGTCGCCGAAGCGGCTCGCCGCCTGATCGAGTAGCGCGAACAGGTTCATGACGGCCGTGCCACCCACTCGGAGTTCAGTGCGAAGTCCGACAGGTACTTCGTCGAACTCCAGCCGCCGTCGACGACGATCGTCTGCCCGTTGATGAAACCGGCCCCCTCCGAGCAGAGGAACGCCACCGTGCTGGCGATGTCGTCGACCTCACCCAACCGCGGGTACGGCGTCATCTCGACGTTGATCTTGCGGAACCGGTCGTCCTCCAGCCGCGTTGCCACCATCGGGGTGAGGGTGACGCCGGGAGCCACTGCGTTGCAGCGGATTCCCTGCGGACCGTACTGGCAGGCGATGTGCTGGGTCAGCGAGGTCAACCCGCCCTTGGCCGCCGAATACGCACCGCCGCGCAGGCCGCCGACCACCGCGAACGTCGACGTCACGTTCACGATCCCCGACCCGGACTGCATGTGCACGATCACGTCACGGGCCAACCGGAACGGCGCCCGCAGCATCAAACCGAGGAAGTAGTCCAGAGATTCGTCGTCGGTTTCGTGCAACGGCTTGGGGCTGCCGACTCCGGCGTTGTTGACCAGGAAGTCGATGCGCCCCCACCGGTCCAACGCGGCCCGCACGATCCGCTGCGGTGCGTCGTCGGCGGTGAGGTCGACGGCGACCGTCGCCACCCGCTCGGGGTCGCCGATCGCCTTCTCCAGTCCGCCGAGCCGGCTCTCGTCGCGTCCGGTGCCGAGCACGGCCATCCCCATCTCGGCGAGTTTGGTGGCGCAGCCGAACCCGATACCGCTGCTCGCCCCGGTCACGATCGCTACGCGCATGTCAGCTCCGCTCGGATCCGATGCTTCAACACTTTTCCGGCGTCGTTCTTCGGCAACGCCTTCCAGACCACCACCTGCTCGGGCGCCTTGAACCGCGCGACGCCGTGCGCATCCAACAGCGCACGCATCGCCGTCACATCGGGCGGTGCCTGGTCCGATGCCACGACGACGGCGCACGCCCGCTCACCGGTTCGATCGTCGGGAAGTCCGACGATCGCGATCTCCGCGACCCCTGGATGACCGATGAGGATGTCCTCGACCTCCTTGGGCGAGATGTTCTCGCCGTTGCGGATGATGATGTCCTTGGCCCGGCCGGTGACGACGAGATAGTCGTCGTCGACCCAGCTCCCGAGATCCCCGGTGCGGAAATAGCCTTCGTCGTCGAAGGCGGCGGTCTCGTCCTCGAGGTGCAGGTAGCCGACCAGCATCTGCGGGCCACGGGCGCAGATCTGGCCGTCGACCAGTCTGATGTCGGCGACACCCGCTTTGCCGTCGGTGTCCGCGGCGTGGTCGGCGTCGTCCAGCGAGCCGACCGTCGTCACCGGAACCTCGGTCGAGCCGTACACGCGCGACACCGCGGCCGCCTCGAAATAGCCGGTGGCCCTTCGGATCAGCGAGGGCGGCACCGACGCCCCTCCGCAAATGAACACCTTCAGGTCGGGCAACCGGGTTCCGGCGCGCTCCGCTGCGGCGAGCAAGCCGTCGAGGAACGGCGTGGCCCCGGCCATATGGGTGACCCGCTCGACGAGCATCAACGCGACGGCCGCGTCCGGATCCCAGCGCTCCATCAGCACGGCGGTGCTGCCCAGCAGCAGTGGGCACTCGAATGCGTAGATCGACCCGCCGATGTGCGCGATCGGGGAGGGAACCAGGAAGGTGTCTCCGGCCGCGACGCGCCAGTGCTCGCCGATCTGCCGAATCAACGCATGGATCGAGTTATGGGTGTGCAGTACGCCTTTCGGCCGCCCGGTGGTACCCGATGTGTACAGGATCATGCGCACGGTGTCGGCGTTGGACACCGGCAACGCGGCGGTTCCCTCGGCGCGGACCAGCGACTCGTAGGAGGTGTGACCCCCGGCGTCGCCCCGCACGACGACCACCTCAGGCGGAGTGGGCATCGCGGCGGTGACCCGGTCAAGCATCGCGACATAATCGTGCTTGCCGAAGGCCGCCGGCACGAAGATCGCCCGGACGTCGGCGTCGCTCAGAATGAAGGAGAGCTCACGGTCGCGCAGCGAGGGCAGGATCGGGTTGACCACCATCCCGGCCAGCGTCGCCCCGTGATAGACGACGGCGGCCTCATGCCAGTTCGGCAGCATGAACGACACGACACTGCCCGCAGGCATCCGCAACATCAACGCCTGCGCCAGCGCCACCGCCTGGTCGTACAACTCCCGGCAGCTTAGCCGAACCTCACCGTCCACCAACACCGTTCGCTCGGGGGTCGCCGTCGCCGCGTCCCGCAACGAGTCGGCCAGCGTGTCGTGCACCCACAGCCCGCGCCGGTAGGCGTCGGCGCTCCGTTTCTCGTCGACCCGCACGGTCCCGGGCCTAACCCTTGATCCGGCGCATGGTCATCGAGTGCCGGTACCGCGACGACGGGTGGGTGTTGAGGGTGACTTGGGCGACCTCACCGTCGGATGTGGTGTAGGTCCGACGCATCTCCAGCGCCGCGCTGCCGGTGCCGACCTTGAGCGCATCGGCGAGGTCGGATGTCACGGTGATGGCCGCCATCTCCTGATGCACCTCGACGATGCTGACCCCGAACAGGTCCTCGATCAACGGGAAGATCGGCCCCGAATGTCGCTGCAGCAGGCGCCCTACCGCCGCGAACGCCCGGTTGATGTAGTACTCGGTGGTGCAGACCGGGGTTTCGCTGCCCTCGGCCTGGCGGCAACCACGCACCGCAAGCCATTGCGAACCGGGCTGCAGACCGGTGCGGACTGCCAGCTCGTCGTCGACGGCGACCATCGCGTTCGACTCGATCGTGAGTTGCGCGCCTGCTGCGAACGCCAGCAGATCGTTGATCGAAACCACGTCCTGGGCATACGAATTCGATGCGGGCCGGGGAACGACCAGTGTTCCCGCCCGG contains:
- a CDS encoding acyl-CoA synthetase, translated to MNLFALLDQAASRFGDRGAVYHGERQLCTWAQLRERSLRLAASLCTPGARIAIASENRPEIIELMFGVWAAECVYVPINYKLHPREMVQILEDSGAAQVYASPKIASVLSSETGVPIEVIGTSEYESWFTATPSAPPATDPETLAWLFYTSGTTGKSKGAMLSHRNLMAMTVSHLADFDSPDESCSLVHGAPMSHGSGLYVPPYVLRAARQVIPESGAFDPDEFLGLCEHHPGCSAFLAPTMVQRLVQTGRARPHNLRTIVYGGGPMYVESLKKAMAAFGPVFVQLYGQGEAPMTITGLRRADHADTDDAALGSVGYARSGVDVAVVRADGAPADVGEIGEIVCRGDVVMSGYWHNPEATAATLQDGWLRTGDMGSFDDRGLLTLRDRSKDVVISGGSNIYPREVEEILLEHPGVVEAGVVGAPDEEWGEVVVAFIVGSVSAAELDAHLLERIARFKRPKRYEFIGELPKNSYGKVLKRELRERFR
- a CDS encoding SDR family NAD(P)-dependent oxidoreductase, producing the protein MRVAIVTGASSGIGFGCATKLAEMGMAVLGTGRDESRLGGLEKAIGDPERVATVAVDLTADDAPQRIVRAALDRWGRIDFLVNNAGVGSPKPLHETDDESLDYFLGLMLRAPFRLARDVIVHMQSGSGIVNVTSTFAVVGGLRGGAYSAAKGGLTSLTQHIACQYGPQGIRCNAVAPGVTLTPMVATRLEDDRFRKINVEMTPYPRLGEVDDIASTVAFLCSEGAGFINGQTIVVDGGWSSTKYLSDFALNSEWVARPS
- a CDS encoding AMP-binding protein, whose amino-acid sequence is MRVDEKRSADAYRRGLWVHDTLADSLRDAATATPERTVLVDGEVRLSCRELYDQAVALAQALMLRMPAGSVVSFMLPNWHEAAVVYHGATLAGMVVNPILPSLRDRELSFILSDADVRAIFVPAAFGKHDYVAMLDRVTAAMPTPPEVVVVRGDAGGHTSYESLVRAEGTAALPVSNADTVRMILYTSGTTGRPKGVLHTHNSIHALIRQIGEHWRVAAGDTFLVPSPIAHIGGSIYAFECPLLLGSTAVLMERWDPDAAVALMLVERVTHMAGATPFLDGLLAAAERAGTRLPDLKVFICGGASVPPSLIRRATGYFEAAAVSRVYGSTEVPVTTVGSLDDADHAADTDGKAGVADIRLVDGQICARGPQMLVGYLHLEDETAAFDDEGYFRTGDLGSWVDDDYLVVTGRAKDIIIRNGENISPKEVEDILIGHPGVAEIAIVGLPDDRTGERACAVVVASDQAPPDVTAMRALLDAHGVARFKAPEQVVVWKALPKNDAGKVLKHRIRAELTCA
- a CDS encoding GntR family transcriptional regulator → MSAPTDHRYLQVARTLRKEIVDGIYPVGSQLPTEQQLCERFAVSRYTVREALRRLRDDNLVASRPRAGTLVVPRPASNSYAQDVVSINDLLAFAAGAQLTIESNAMVAVDDELAVRTGLQPGSQWLAVRGCRQAEGSETPVCTTEYYINRAFAAVGRLLQRHSGPIFPLIEDLFGVSIVEVHQEMAAITVTSDLADALKVGTGSAALEMRRTYTTSDGEVAQVTLNTHPSSRYRHSMTMRRIKG